Sequence from the bacterium genome:
CGATGCCACCCCGCGCTTGATCCGCTCCATGGGACGCTTCCCCATGTCGTTTTGCGCGCTGCGGATCGCGACGACCTGATATCCCATTGACGTGAGCAGCGTGCTGATGGTGCTGGCCGAGAAGTGGGCAACATGTTCGCCCGCCCCCACAAAATCGACACCGGGTCGAAATCGTTGCAGCGCTCTCGCCTTCCACAGATTGTACGGGCCGTTCGGTACCCTCGCGAGCAGGTATCCGCCGGGCTGCAGGACGTTCCAAATGGAGGCCAGGATCGCCTTGGGCCGGGCGATGTGTTCCAGCACGTCCAGCATGGTCACAACATGGAACGTCTGAGGATCAAATGCGTTCGCGCGGTTGTCGTAACGCACATTGAGGCGCAGTTGCCGGCACCACGCGGCTTGCGTCTCAGACGCTTCAATGCCGTAGCAGTCGTATCCGTACGCGGTCGCCGCACACAGGAACAGGCCCATGCCACATCCCACGTCGAGGATCCGCCAGCGCTCGCGATCGATGTTGAGGCAGTCGATCGTGCGCACCGCGGACGTGTACACGTTCATGCGCTCCGTCGCGGCCGCGCGCATTTCGTCAAACAGGTCCTGGCGTTGAAGCGCCTGGTAATATTCTCCGGAGATAGGAGGGTCGGTGTAGAGTAGGCCGCAGGCTTGGCATTGAACGATGCGCGCGGTTCCCTGCGTGAAGCGCGTCACAGGAGAAGTGGCATCGCAGACCGGGCATCGGACTGTCAACGGGCACCCCCCGGAGGTCGGGCGAAGATAGCTGAGCCCGAGCCGGCGCATCGGTCACGCCGCCTGTTGACCATTACACGACTTTCATAGGACACAATTTGGAAGCCCATCCTAATTCTTCGAGTTGTAGGCGACAGACTCTTGCACATCTTGCGACATCTAGGGCGTGCTGGCGGTGGAGGGACTACGGGTCTTATGCGGCGGAGTTCTCGAGGTACGAGCGGTGCCAGAGCTGGAGCACGAGAAGATTCCACAGCTTCTTGCGGTGGTCGTGTGTGCCTTCGAGATGCTCCGACAGCAGGCGGGTCACCGCCTGCGGGTTGAGGAGCCCCTGGCGGGCGAGGCGATCCGGCGCGAGGACGTCGCGGAACAGATCGCGCCAAGGGCCGCGGATCCACATCCCCACCGGTATCCCAAACCCCTTCTTGCGACGGTCCAAGATCCGGTCGGGCAGGACCCCCCTCAGGCTGTGTTTCAACAGGAACTTCGTCGTCAGCCCCCGCAGCTTCTGCCGCGCCGGGAGGCGGCTCGCAAACTCGACCACCGCGGTGTCGAGGAACGGCGAGCGGACCTCGAGCGAGCACGCCATGCTGGCGCGGTCCACCTTGACGAGCACGCCATCCTGCAGGTACAGTTTGGCGTCGAGGTAGAGGAGCGTGCCGAGCCAGTCCCGGTCTGCCGCCGCCCGGACGTACCCGCGCACTTCGGAGAACAGGTCGTCCGACCGGACCTGCTGCCACACACTGGGCGCGAGCAACGCGGGCAGGTCGTCGGCCGCAAACGTCCCGAGCCACGCGGCGTGTCGGAGCTCGAGAGGCCGGCCGAGGCCCGCCAGGAAGCGCCGGATCTTGAAGTCCAGGCTGAGGTCGCCGTAGGAGACCGGCAGGCGTGCCGCCAGCGCCCGCGCCCCCGCGACGACCGGGCCCGGGGTCCACTCGAGCCGGCGCGCCACCTGATGCGCCTGGTACGTCGGGTAGCCAGCGAAGAGCTCATCGCCTCCGTCGCCGGACAGCGCCACGGTCACGTGACGTCGCGTGAATTGCGAGAGCAGGTACGTCGGCAGGATCGAGGCGTCCGCCAGCGGTTCGTCGAGGATCTCGCCGAGTCGTGCCGCCAGGTCCAGCATCACCCGGGGCGCCAAGATCTCCTCGTGGTGCTCGGTGCCGAGACACGCCGCCACCTCGCGCGCGTACCGCGACTCGTCGAACGACGGCTCCTCAAACCCGATGCTGAACGTCTTCACCGGCGTCGACGAGTGCCGCGCCATCAGGGCCGTTACCGCGGACGAGTCGATCCCGCCGCTGAGGAACGCGCCCAAGGGGACGTCGCTGATCAGGCGGCGCTGCGTGGCGGCGTCGAGCAGCTGCGCCAGCCGCTCCGCCGCCTCGGGGACATCCGCCCCGTCGTCGCCGGGGGCGGGGAGGTCCCAGTACCGCGTCAGGCGGGCGCGGCCGTCCTCGTAGACGAGCACGTGCCCGGGCGGCAGCTTCGAGACGCCCTGAAAGATCGTCTGGGGCGCCGGCACATAGTCGAACGCGAGATAGCGCGCTAGCGCCGGCACCGACAGCGTACGCGCCACAAGCGGGTGGCGGAGCAGGGCCTTCAGCTCGGACGCGAACACCAGCCCGTCCCCCGCGAGCGTGTAGTGTAGCGGCTTCTTGCCCATGCGGTCCCGTGCGAGGACGAGGCGCCGGCGGGGTGCGTCCCAGATCGCGAACGCAAACATCCCGTCGAGGAGCGAGACGAGGTCGGGGCCGCGGTCCTCGTACAGGTGTACCAGGACCTCCGTATCCGAGCGTGTCCGGAAGCGGTGCCCGCGGAGTTCCGCGTCGGCGCGCAGGTCGAGGAAGTTGTAGATCTCCCCGTTGAAGGCGACCCAGACGGTGCCGTCCTCATTGCCGATCGGCTGGTGGCCGCCGGCGACGTCGATGATGCTGAGCCGCCGCGCGCCCAGCGCCGCGCCCGCCGCCACGTAATACCCGTCGTCGTCGGGCCCGCGGTGGCGGATCGCGTCGCACATCGCGCGGATCACCCGGTCCGCGCGATCGGGCGCGAGCGCGCTACCGGTGAATCCCGAGATCCCGCACACGGACCGCATCCCCGTTGTGGCTGACCACCCGCCGCACCACGTAGATCGGCTTCGCCTGCGACTCGTGGTACGTCCGGACGATCAGCTCGGCGAGGAGGCCCATCAGGATGAGCTGCAGCGCGGATACGAAGCAGAACCCGGCGATCCATGCGAGCGGGTTCTGGTGGACCCAGATGCCATACGCGAGCTTCTGGACGGCCACGATGATCGTGACGAGGATCCCCACGGCGGCCACGGCGAAGCCCGATCCGCCAAAGACGTAGATCGGCTTCGTGAGGTAGCTGCTGAGGAACCGCACGGTCATGAGATCGAGGAGGACCTTGAGCGTGCGCAC
This genomic interval carries:
- a CDS encoding class I SAM-dependent methyltransferase; its protein translation is MTRFTQGTARIVQCQACGLLYTDPPISGEYYQALQRQDLFDEMRAAATERMNVYTSAVRTIDCLNIDRERWRILDVGCGMGLFLCAATAYGYDCYGIEASETQAAWCRQLRLNVRYDNRANAFDPQTFHVVTMLDVLEHIARPKAILASIWNVLQPGGYLLARVPNGPYNLWKARALQRFRPGVDFVGAGEHVAHFSASTISTLLTSMGYQVVAIRSAQNDMGKRPMERIKRGVASALASVGDLLRLPLGASLLAVARRPRIDARSARTDQETGAPDE
- the asnB gene encoding asparagine synthase (glutamine-hydrolyzing) — encoded protein: MCGISGFTGSALAPDRADRVIRAMCDAIRHRGPDDDGYYVAAGAALGARRLSIIDVAGGHQPIGNEDGTVWVAFNGEIYNFLDLRADAELRGHRFRTRSDTEVLVHLYEDRGPDLVSLLDGMFAFAIWDAPRRRLVLARDRMGKKPLHYTLAGDGLVFASELKALLRHPLVARTLSVPALARYLAFDYVPAPQTIFQGVSKLPPGHVLVYEDGRARLTRYWDLPAPGDDGADVPEAAERLAQLLDAATQRRLISDVPLGAFLSGGIDSSAVTALMARHSSTPVKTFSIGFEEPSFDESRYAREVAACLGTEHHEEILAPRVMLDLAARLGEILDEPLADASILPTYLLSQFTRRHVTVALSGDGGDELFAGYPTYQAHQVARRLEWTPGPVVAGARALAARLPVSYGDLSLDFKIRRFLAGLGRPLELRHAAWLGTFAADDLPALLAPSVWQQVRSDDLFSEVRGYVRAAADRDWLGTLLYLDAKLYLQDGVLVKVDRASMACSLEVRSPFLDTAVVEFASRLPARQKLRGLTTKFLLKHSLRGVLPDRILDRRKKGFGIPVGMWIRGPWRDLFRDVLAPDRLARQGLLNPQAVTRLLSEHLEGTHDHRKKLWNLLVLQLWHRSYLENSAA